From Sceloporus undulatus isolate JIND9_A2432 ecotype Alabama chromosome 6, SceUnd_v1.1, whole genome shotgun sequence, one genomic window encodes:
- the BBS4 gene encoding Bardet-Biedl syndrome 4 protein isoform X1, translated as MAETASLPEATELLKARLARVPELPILEKRNWLIHLYYIRKDYDLCKIAIKEQLQETHGMCEYAVYVQALIFRLEGKINESLELFQTCAILKPRSADNLKQVARSLFLLGKHKAAIEVYNDAAQHNQKDWEICHNLGVCYMQLKYFNKAKDQLNNALQLNRHDLTYMMLGKIHLLEGNKDEAIEVYKKAVEFSPENTELLTTLGLLYLEREDYQKAFEHLGNALTYDPSNYKAILAAGSMMQTHGDFDVALTKYRVVACAVPESPPLWNNIGMCFFGKKKYVAAISCLKRANYLAPFDWKILYNLGLVHLTMQQYASAFHFIGAAVHLQPKLAELYMLLAVALTNLEDAENAKIAYQKASALDTCNPLINLNYATFLYNRGDKKEAILQYYEMKKKVHALKENTLECDPEMVEVAQRLGAALQLGEVAVWTKPTKDSKSKPRGTTSRKSSNAQPLGSNQALGQAMSSAAGYAKTMIPGSGNSTQVAKAPSFPLEPKPNSESGHEEAITPAEEQEQSDPSQATEGGKDS; from the exons TGCCAGAACTGCCTATTCTGGAGAAAAGGAACTGGTTGATCCACCTGTACTACATCCGCAAAGACTATGATTTGTGTAAG ATTGCTATAAAAGAGCAACTTCAGGAGACCCATGGGATGTGTGAATATGCAGTCTATGTTCAAG CTTTGATATTTCGCTTGGAAGGGAAGATTAATGAATCACTTGAGCTGTTTCAGACTTGTGCTATCCTCAAGCCACGGAGTGCAGACAACCTCAAGCAGGTGGCCCGATCACT gttCCTTCTGGGAAAGCACAAAGCAGCCATTGAAGTGTACAATGATGCAGCCCAGCACAACCAGAAGGACTGG GAGATCTGCCATAACTTGGGTGTCTGTTACATGCAGCTGAAGTATTTCAACAAG GCAAAAGATCAGCTCAATAATGCCCTGCAGCTCAACCGACATGACCTGACGTACATGATGCTGGGAAAAATCCACTTGTTGGAGGGGAATAAGGATGAAGCCATTGAAGTCTATAAGAAAGCAGTGGA GTTCTCTCCAGAAAACACAGAGCTCCTTACAACTCTGGGCTTGCTATACCTGGAG CGTGAGGATTATCAGAAAGCCTTTGAGCATCTTGGGAATGCCCTCACATATGATCCCAGCAACTATAAG GCCATTTTGGCAGCTGGTAGTATGATGCAGACACACGGAGACTTCGATGTAGCCCTCACCAAGTACCGGGTGGTAGCTTGCGCTGTTCCTGAAAGTCCTCCGCTCTGGAACAACATTGGAATGTGCTTCTTTGGCAAAAAGAAATATGTAGCG GCCATCAGCTGCCTGAAACGAGCAAACTACCTCGCACCCTTTGACTGGAAGATCCTGTACAACCTTGGTCTAGTCCATCTGACAATGCAGCAGTATGCTTCTGCATTCCATTTCATTGGTGCGGCCGTCCACCTCCAGCCGAAGTTGGCAGAACTCTACATGTTGTTAGCAG TTGCGTTGACAAATCTTGAAGATGCTGAGAATGCCAAGATCGCCTATCAGAAAGCTTCAGCATTGGACAC GTGCAATCCTCTGATAAATCTCAACTATGCAACCTTCCTCTATAATCGAGGGGACAAGAAAGAGGCCATTCTCCAGTACTATGAGATGAAAAAAAAGGTCCACGCATTGAAAGAGAACACACTCGAGTGTGATCCTGAG ATGGTGGAGGTAGCCCAAAGACTGGGGGCTGCCTTACAGCTTGGAGAGGTTGCAGTCTGGACTAAGCCTACAAAAGATTCCAAATCAAAGCCCCGAGGGACTACATCCAGAAAGTCTTCCAATGCCCAGCCTTTGGGTTCGAATCAAGCCCTGGGACAGGCGATGTCTTCTGCCGCTGGGTATGCAAAGACCATGATTCCAG GTTCTGGAAATTCAACTCAAGTGGCAAAGGCTCCCTCCTTCCCACTAGAGCCTAAGCCCAACTCAGAGTCTGGCCATGAAGAAGCCATAACTCCTGCAGAGGAACAAGAGCAAAGTGATCCAAGCCAGGCAACAGAAGGAGGCAAGGACTCCTGA
- the BBS4 gene encoding Bardet-Biedl syndrome 4 protein isoform X3 — protein MICIAIKEQLQETHGMCEYAVYVQALIFRLEGKINESLELFQTCAILKPRSADNLKQVARSLFLLGKHKAAIEVYNDAAQHNQKDWEICHNLGVCYMQLKYFNKAKDQLNNALQLNRHDLTYMMLGKIHLLEGNKDEAIEVYKKAVEFSPENTELLTTLGLLYLEREDYQKAFEHLGNALTYDPSNYKAILAAGSMMQTHGDFDVALTKYRVVACAVPESPPLWNNIGMCFFGKKKYVAAISCLKRANYLAPFDWKILYNLGLVHLTMQQYASAFHFIGAAVHLQPKLAELYMLLAVALTNLEDAENAKIAYQKASALDTCNPLINLNYATFLYNRGDKKEAILQYYEMKKKVHALKENTLECDPEMVEVAQRLGAALQLGEVAVWTKPTKDSKSKPRGTTSRKSSNAQPLGSNQALGQAMSSAAGYAKTMIPGSGNSTQVAKAPSFPLEPKPNSESGHEEAITPAEEQEQSDPSQATEGGKDS, from the exons ATGATTTGT ATTGCTATAAAAGAGCAACTTCAGGAGACCCATGGGATGTGTGAATATGCAGTCTATGTTCAAG CTTTGATATTTCGCTTGGAAGGGAAGATTAATGAATCACTTGAGCTGTTTCAGACTTGTGCTATCCTCAAGCCACGGAGTGCAGACAACCTCAAGCAGGTGGCCCGATCACT gttCCTTCTGGGAAAGCACAAAGCAGCCATTGAAGTGTACAATGATGCAGCCCAGCACAACCAGAAGGACTGG GAGATCTGCCATAACTTGGGTGTCTGTTACATGCAGCTGAAGTATTTCAACAAG GCAAAAGATCAGCTCAATAATGCCCTGCAGCTCAACCGACATGACCTGACGTACATGATGCTGGGAAAAATCCACTTGTTGGAGGGGAATAAGGATGAAGCCATTGAAGTCTATAAGAAAGCAGTGGA GTTCTCTCCAGAAAACACAGAGCTCCTTACAACTCTGGGCTTGCTATACCTGGAG CGTGAGGATTATCAGAAAGCCTTTGAGCATCTTGGGAATGCCCTCACATATGATCCCAGCAACTATAAG GCCATTTTGGCAGCTGGTAGTATGATGCAGACACACGGAGACTTCGATGTAGCCCTCACCAAGTACCGGGTGGTAGCTTGCGCTGTTCCTGAAAGTCCTCCGCTCTGGAACAACATTGGAATGTGCTTCTTTGGCAAAAAGAAATATGTAGCG GCCATCAGCTGCCTGAAACGAGCAAACTACCTCGCACCCTTTGACTGGAAGATCCTGTACAACCTTGGTCTAGTCCATCTGACAATGCAGCAGTATGCTTCTGCATTCCATTTCATTGGTGCGGCCGTCCACCTCCAGCCGAAGTTGGCAGAACTCTACATGTTGTTAGCAG TTGCGTTGACAAATCTTGAAGATGCTGAGAATGCCAAGATCGCCTATCAGAAAGCTTCAGCATTGGACAC GTGCAATCCTCTGATAAATCTCAACTATGCAACCTTCCTCTATAATCGAGGGGACAAGAAAGAGGCCATTCTCCAGTACTATGAGATGAAAAAAAAGGTCCACGCATTGAAAGAGAACACACTCGAGTGTGATCCTGAG ATGGTGGAGGTAGCCCAAAGACTGGGGGCTGCCTTACAGCTTGGAGAGGTTGCAGTCTGGACTAAGCCTACAAAAGATTCCAAATCAAAGCCCCGAGGGACTACATCCAGAAAGTCTTCCAATGCCCAGCCTTTGGGTTCGAATCAAGCCCTGGGACAGGCGATGTCTTCTGCCGCTGGGTATGCAAAGACCATGATTCCAG GTTCTGGAAATTCAACTCAAGTGGCAAAGGCTCCCTCCTTCCCACTAGAGCCTAAGCCCAACTCAGAGTCTGGCCATGAAGAAGCCATAACTCCTGCAGAGGAACAAGAGCAAAGTGATCCAAGCCAGGCAACAGAAGGAGGCAAGGACTCCTGA
- the BBS4 gene encoding Bardet-Biedl syndrome 4 protein isoform X4: MCEYAVYVQALIFRLEGKINESLELFQTCAILKPRSADNLKQVARSLFLLGKHKAAIEVYNDAAQHNQKDWEICHNLGVCYMQLKYFNKAKDQLNNALQLNRHDLTYMMLGKIHLLEGNKDEAIEVYKKAVEFSPENTELLTTLGLLYLEREDYQKAFEHLGNALTYDPSNYKAILAAGSMMQTHGDFDVALTKYRVVACAVPESPPLWNNIGMCFFGKKKYVAAISCLKRANYLAPFDWKILYNLGLVHLTMQQYASAFHFIGAAVHLQPKLAELYMLLAVALTNLEDAENAKIAYQKASALDTCNPLINLNYATFLYNRGDKKEAILQYYEMKKKVHALKENTLECDPEMVEVAQRLGAALQLGEVAVWTKPTKDSKSKPRGTTSRKSSNAQPLGSNQALGQAMSSAAGYAKTMIPGSGNSTQVAKAPSFPLEPKPNSESGHEEAITPAEEQEQSDPSQATEGGKDS; encoded by the exons ATGTGTGAATATGCAGTCTATGTTCAAG CTTTGATATTTCGCTTGGAAGGGAAGATTAATGAATCACTTGAGCTGTTTCAGACTTGTGCTATCCTCAAGCCACGGAGTGCAGACAACCTCAAGCAGGTGGCCCGATCACT gttCCTTCTGGGAAAGCACAAAGCAGCCATTGAAGTGTACAATGATGCAGCCCAGCACAACCAGAAGGACTGG GAGATCTGCCATAACTTGGGTGTCTGTTACATGCAGCTGAAGTATTTCAACAAG GCAAAAGATCAGCTCAATAATGCCCTGCAGCTCAACCGACATGACCTGACGTACATGATGCTGGGAAAAATCCACTTGTTGGAGGGGAATAAGGATGAAGCCATTGAAGTCTATAAGAAAGCAGTGGA GTTCTCTCCAGAAAACACAGAGCTCCTTACAACTCTGGGCTTGCTATACCTGGAG CGTGAGGATTATCAGAAAGCCTTTGAGCATCTTGGGAATGCCCTCACATATGATCCCAGCAACTATAAG GCCATTTTGGCAGCTGGTAGTATGATGCAGACACACGGAGACTTCGATGTAGCCCTCACCAAGTACCGGGTGGTAGCTTGCGCTGTTCCTGAAAGTCCTCCGCTCTGGAACAACATTGGAATGTGCTTCTTTGGCAAAAAGAAATATGTAGCG GCCATCAGCTGCCTGAAACGAGCAAACTACCTCGCACCCTTTGACTGGAAGATCCTGTACAACCTTGGTCTAGTCCATCTGACAATGCAGCAGTATGCTTCTGCATTCCATTTCATTGGTGCGGCCGTCCACCTCCAGCCGAAGTTGGCAGAACTCTACATGTTGTTAGCAG TTGCGTTGACAAATCTTGAAGATGCTGAGAATGCCAAGATCGCCTATCAGAAAGCTTCAGCATTGGACAC GTGCAATCCTCTGATAAATCTCAACTATGCAACCTTCCTCTATAATCGAGGGGACAAGAAAGAGGCCATTCTCCAGTACTATGAGATGAAAAAAAAGGTCCACGCATTGAAAGAGAACACACTCGAGTGTGATCCTGAG ATGGTGGAGGTAGCCCAAAGACTGGGGGCTGCCTTACAGCTTGGAGAGGTTGCAGTCTGGACTAAGCCTACAAAAGATTCCAAATCAAAGCCCCGAGGGACTACATCCAGAAAGTCTTCCAATGCCCAGCCTTTGGGTTCGAATCAAGCCCTGGGACAGGCGATGTCTTCTGCCGCTGGGTATGCAAAGACCATGATTCCAG GTTCTGGAAATTCAACTCAAGTGGCAAAGGCTCCCTCCTTCCCACTAGAGCCTAAGCCCAACTCAGAGTCTGGCCATGAAGAAGCCATAACTCCTGCAGAGGAACAAGAGCAAAGTGATCCAAGCCAGGCAACAGAAGGAGGCAAGGACTCCTGA
- the BBS4 gene encoding Bardet-Biedl syndrome 4 protein isoform X2, whose product MTASLPEATELLKARLARVPELPILEKRNWLIHLYYIRKDYDLCKIAIKEQLQETHGMCEYAVYVQALIFRLEGKINESLELFQTCAILKPRSADNLKQVARSLFLLGKHKAAIEVYNDAAQHNQKDWEICHNLGVCYMQLKYFNKAKDQLNNALQLNRHDLTYMMLGKIHLLEGNKDEAIEVYKKAVEFSPENTELLTTLGLLYLEREDYQKAFEHLGNALTYDPSNYKAILAAGSMMQTHGDFDVALTKYRVVACAVPESPPLWNNIGMCFFGKKKYVAAISCLKRANYLAPFDWKILYNLGLVHLTMQQYASAFHFIGAAVHLQPKLAELYMLLAVALTNLEDAENAKIAYQKASALDTCNPLINLNYATFLYNRGDKKEAILQYYEMKKKVHALKENTLECDPEMVEVAQRLGAALQLGEVAVWTKPTKDSKSKPRGTTSRKSSNAQPLGSNQALGQAMSSAAGYAKTMIPGSGNSTQVAKAPSFPLEPKPNSESGHEEAITPAEEQEQSDPSQATEGGKDS is encoded by the exons TGCCAGAACTGCCTATTCTGGAGAAAAGGAACTGGTTGATCCACCTGTACTACATCCGCAAAGACTATGATTTGTGTAAG ATTGCTATAAAAGAGCAACTTCAGGAGACCCATGGGATGTGTGAATATGCAGTCTATGTTCAAG CTTTGATATTTCGCTTGGAAGGGAAGATTAATGAATCACTTGAGCTGTTTCAGACTTGTGCTATCCTCAAGCCACGGAGTGCAGACAACCTCAAGCAGGTGGCCCGATCACT gttCCTTCTGGGAAAGCACAAAGCAGCCATTGAAGTGTACAATGATGCAGCCCAGCACAACCAGAAGGACTGG GAGATCTGCCATAACTTGGGTGTCTGTTACATGCAGCTGAAGTATTTCAACAAG GCAAAAGATCAGCTCAATAATGCCCTGCAGCTCAACCGACATGACCTGACGTACATGATGCTGGGAAAAATCCACTTGTTGGAGGGGAATAAGGATGAAGCCATTGAAGTCTATAAGAAAGCAGTGGA GTTCTCTCCAGAAAACACAGAGCTCCTTACAACTCTGGGCTTGCTATACCTGGAG CGTGAGGATTATCAGAAAGCCTTTGAGCATCTTGGGAATGCCCTCACATATGATCCCAGCAACTATAAG GCCATTTTGGCAGCTGGTAGTATGATGCAGACACACGGAGACTTCGATGTAGCCCTCACCAAGTACCGGGTGGTAGCTTGCGCTGTTCCTGAAAGTCCTCCGCTCTGGAACAACATTGGAATGTGCTTCTTTGGCAAAAAGAAATATGTAGCG GCCATCAGCTGCCTGAAACGAGCAAACTACCTCGCACCCTTTGACTGGAAGATCCTGTACAACCTTGGTCTAGTCCATCTGACAATGCAGCAGTATGCTTCTGCATTCCATTTCATTGGTGCGGCCGTCCACCTCCAGCCGAAGTTGGCAGAACTCTACATGTTGTTAGCAG TTGCGTTGACAAATCTTGAAGATGCTGAGAATGCCAAGATCGCCTATCAGAAAGCTTCAGCATTGGACAC GTGCAATCCTCTGATAAATCTCAACTATGCAACCTTCCTCTATAATCGAGGGGACAAGAAAGAGGCCATTCTCCAGTACTATGAGATGAAAAAAAAGGTCCACGCATTGAAAGAGAACACACTCGAGTGTGATCCTGAG ATGGTGGAGGTAGCCCAAAGACTGGGGGCTGCCTTACAGCTTGGAGAGGTTGCAGTCTGGACTAAGCCTACAAAAGATTCCAAATCAAAGCCCCGAGGGACTACATCCAGAAAGTCTTCCAATGCCCAGCCTTTGGGTTCGAATCAAGCCCTGGGACAGGCGATGTCTTCTGCCGCTGGGTATGCAAAGACCATGATTCCAG GTTCTGGAAATTCAACTCAAGTGGCAAAGGCTCCCTCCTTCCCACTAGAGCCTAAGCCCAACTCAGAGTCTGGCCATGAAGAAGCCATAACTCCTGCAGAGGAACAAGAGCAAAGTGATCCAAGCCAGGCAACAGAAGGAGGCAAGGACTCCTGA